A genomic region of Melanotaenia boesemani isolate fMelBoe1 chromosome 13, fMelBoe1.pri, whole genome shotgun sequence contains the following coding sequences:
- the rprd1b gene encoding regulation of nuclear pre-mRNA domain-containing protein 1B, which translates to MSSFSESALEKKLSELSSSQQSVQTLSLWIIHHRKHSALIVKVWHRELKKAKSNRKLTFLYLANDVIQNSKKKGPEFTKDFESVLVDACSHVASDADENCKKHMERLLNIWKERSLYRGDFIQQLRLAIEDSNSPRPSEEKKAVKRSYPKIQEDEEDDDDDYRSHTSPRNTDSSATQLTEELVKALQDLENAASGDAAVRQKIASLPQEVQDVSLLEKITDKEAADKLSKTVDEACLLLAEYNGRLAAELEDRRQLARMLTEYISSQREALTEREKKLEEYKQKLARVTQVRKELKSHIQSLPDLSLLPNVTGGLAPLPSAGDLFSTD; encoded by the exons ATGTCGTCCTTCTCTGAGTCGGCCCTGGAGAAAAAGCTGTCGGAGCTGAGTAGCTCGCAGCAGAGCGTCCAAACTCTGTCTTTGTGGATCATCCATCACCGCAAACACTCGGCCCTCATCGTCAAAGTGTGGCACCGAGAGCTAAAGAAAG cTAAAAGCAACAGGAAGTTGACATTCCTGTACCTAGCAAATGATGTCATCCAGAACAGCAAGAAGAAAGGACCAGAGTTCACCAAAGACTTTGAGTCTGTACTAGTGGATGCCTGTTCCCACGTTGCCAG TGATGCAgatgaaaactgtaaaaagcaCATGGAGAGACTGCTGAACATCTGGAAGGAGAGAAGCCTCTACAGAGGTGACTTCATCCAGCAACTCAGACTGGCCATAGAAGACTCTAACAGCCCCAGACCCTCAG AAGAAAAGAAGGCTGTAAAACGAAGCTATCCGAAGAtccaggaggatgaagaagatgatgatgatgactacAGAAGCCACACCTCTCCTCGTAACACAGACTCCTCCGCCACTCAGCTG ACAGAGGAGTTAGTGAAAGCCCTGCAGGACTTGGAGAACGCTGCATCAGGTGACGCAGCTGTTCGTCAGAAGATCGCCTCACTGCCGCAGGAAGTCCAAGATGTATCTCTGCTGGAAAAGATAACTG ATAAGGAGGCAGCAGACAAACTGTCAAAAACAGTAGATGAAGCCTGTTTGCTGCTGGCGGAGTACAACGGGCGGCTGGCGGCAGAGCTGGAGGACCGCAGGCAGCTGGCTCGTATGCTGACTGAATACATCAGCAGCCAGAGGGAAGCGCTAacggagagagagaagaaactgGAG gAGTATAAGCAGAAACTGGCGAGGGTGACTCAGGTGAGAAAAGAGCTAAAGTCCCACATCCAGAGCCTCCCTGATCTGTCCCTCCTGCCTAATGTGACCGGAGGTCTGGCTCCCCTTCCCTCAGCCGGAGACCTCTTCTCCACTGACTAA
- the LOC121652345 gene encoding DELTA-sagatoxin-Srs1a-like, with protein sequence MPHRHCSIEISNNSNGYTLANPRVFIESGYCEVPLPPMVGPCSVIKALFNKTTGTATGAVGVFTYDLFNADLNDYNHTIAVMFSVPYDRILFSNWCAVGIFKKGQNCNYSLYNLMYNRNENNFVRAKADGSSISYEGDYVIVSASMSDGGEAVLRVDISDTGIY encoded by the exons ATGCCTCATCGCCACTGCTCCATTGAGATTAGCAACAACTCTAACGGCTACACTCTGGCCAACCCAAG GGTGTTCATTGAAAGCGGCTACTGCGAAGTCCCTTTGCCACCCATGGTTGGTCCTTGCTCCGTCATCAAAGCATTGTTCAACAAGACCACCGGTACTGCCACTGGAGCTGTGGGAGTCTTCACCTACGATCTTTTCAACGCTGACTTGAACGACTACAACCACACCATAGCTGTCATGTTTTCTGTGCCCTATGACCGAATCCTCTTCTCCAACTGGTGTGCTGTTGGAATTTTTaagaaaggacaaaactgtAATTACAGTCTTTACAATTTAATGTataatagaaatgaaaataattttgtaaGAGCAAAGGCTGATGGCTCCAGTATATCTTATGAGGGTGATTATGTTATTGTCAGTGCCTCCATGTCAGATGGTGGTGAAGCAGTGCTGAGGGTGGACATTAGTGATACTGGCATTTATTAA
- the LOC121652344 gene encoding protein-glutamine gamma-glutamyltransferase 2-like, producing the protein MSQVWGIERCDLNIKSNNSSHHTELYAVERLIVRRGQPFSVILHLSPVSKEFKVDETSFTFIVETGPLPRKESDTKVSFNLQDSTVDTEWSASATNDPSGNAVTVSISSSPNAPIGVYSLTLDQLGQKTSLGQFVLLFNAWCPKDAVHMLSELKRQEYVLAQHGQIYRGTLKRIKGLPWNFGQFEPGILDICLKILDDNPKFVSDADQDISARRNPIYVTRVLSAMINSNDDRGVLVGEWGEFSGGTHPGLWISSGDILRQWAESGPVRYGQCWVFAAVACTVSRALGIPCRVVTNFGSAHDTNANLIIENLYDENGERLDGSDSIWNFHVWVDSWMTRPDLGNEFDGWQTSDPTPQEKSDGVFCCGPASLKAIREGELTTKYDAPFIFAEVNADVVDLVRLSNGKFVQFSGSTKSVGQFISTKAVGSNDRHDITHQYKYPEGSKEERRVFEKAQHHNKLQQQGEKLGLHLKIKLADNMIVGSDFEVNAVITNNHMEARNCTFRFLAKAVIYNGKLGDSCGFLSEKVEVPSGKEKRIPFKLEYERYGTAISSDRLIQLTAITTDKQTIDYHKVEKTIVLDEPDIQIKLVGEATVNQLVTTELTMFNPLPEPLLDCSFTLEAAGLTDGKPIISKIGTVGPKQEAKACIQFKPTIAGSGALLVNFDSDKLKNIKSFISVVVK; encoded by the exons ATGAGTCAAG TGTGGGGGATTGAGCGCTGTGATCTGAATATTAAGAGCAACAACAGCAGCCATCATACGGAGCTGTATGCTGTGGAGCGTTTGATTGTCAGGAGGGGACAGCCTTTCAGTGTTATCTTACACCTGTCACCTGTCAGCAAAGAGTTCAAAGTGGATGAAACAAGTTTCACATTCATCGTTGAAACTG GTCCATTACCCAGAAAAGAATCAGATACAAAGGTTTCCTTCAATCTACAAGACTCCACAGTGGACACTGAGTGGAGCGCATCTGCTACTAATGATCCTTCTGGAAACGCAGTAACTGTATCTATCAGTTCCTCCCCCAATGCTCCTATTGGAGTGTATTCTCTGACTTTAGACCAGTTGGGTCAGAAGACCAGTTTAGGACAGTTCGTCTTGCTTTTCAATGCTTGGTGCCCCA AGGATGCTGTTCATATGCTGAGTGAGTTGAAGAGGCAGGAGTATGTTCTAGCACAACATGGGCAGATCTACAGAGGAACACTGAAACGGATCAAAGGATTGCCTTGGAACTTTGGACag tttgAACCAGGAATTTTAGATATATGTCTGAAGATTCTGGATGATAATCCCAAATTTGTGTCTGATGCTGATCAGGACATCTCTGCCAGGAGAAATCCCATCTACGTGACCAGGGTGCTAAGTGCCATG ATCAACAGTAATGATGACCGCGGTGTGCTGGTAGGAGAGTGGGGAGAGTTTTCAGGTGGAACTCATCCCGGACTGTGGATCAGCAGCGGGGACATTTTACGGCAGTGGGCAGAAAGTGGTCCGGTCCGCTATGGCCAGTGTTGGGTCTTTGCTGCTGTTGCATGCACAG TGTCCCGTGCTTTGGGCATCCCTTGTCGAGTGGTTACTAACTTTGGATCAGCTCATGACACCAATGCCAACTTGATAATAGAAAACCTATATGATGAAAATGGTGAAAGGCTTGATGGATCTGATTCAATATG GAATTTTCATGTTTGGGTGGATAGCTGGATGACTCGTCCAGACTTGGGGAATGAGTTTGATGGGTGGCAAACAAGTGATCCAACACCACAAGAGAAAAGTGatg GTGTTTTCTGTTGTGGACCTGCCTCACTGAAGGCCATCAGAGAGGGAGAGCTCACCACAAAATATGATGCACCTTTTATTTTTGCTGAG GTAAATGCAGATGTTGTGGACTTGGTTCGCCTGTCTAATGGAAAGTTTGTCCAGTTCAGTGGTTCGACTAAGTCTGTTGGACAGTTTATCAGCACCAAAGCTGTTGGCTCCAATGATAGACATGACATCACACACCAGTACAAGTACCCAGAAG GCTCAAAAGAGGAGAGGCGGGTATTTGAGAAGGCCCAGCACCACAACAAGCTACAGCAGCAAGGAGAAAAGCTTGGGCTTCATCTGAAG aTCAAGCTGGCTGACAACATGATTGTGGGCTCAGACTTTGAGGTGAATGCTGTCATTACTAACAACCACATGGAGGCAAGAAACTGCACTTTTCGCTTCCTTGCCAAAGCAGTCATCTACAATGGAAAACTAGGAGACAGCTGTGGATTTTTATCAGAAAAAGTGGAGGTGCCATCTGGAAAAG AAAAGCGCATTCCCTTCAAACTGGAGTATGAGAGATATGGAACAGCAATCAGCTCTGACAGGCTGATCCAGCTGACAGCCATCACTACTGACAAACAGACCATAGATTATCATAAGGTTGAAAAGACAATTGTGCTAGATGAGCCGGATATACAGATCAAG ctggtGGGGGAAGCCACAGTCAACCAGCTTGTGACAACAGAGCTGACCATGTTTAACCCTTTACCAGAACCACTGCTGGACTGCAGCTTCACCTTGGAGGCTGCCGGCCTTACAGACGGCAAACCCATAATATCAAA GATTGGAACTGTGGGCCCCAAACAAGAAGCCAAGGCTTGCATTCAGTTCAAGCCCACCATTGCTGGTTCTGGTGCACTTCTGGTCAATTTTGACAGCGACAAACTGAAGAACATCAAGAGCTTTATCAGTGTTGTTGTGAAGTAA